From one Lycium ferocissimum isolate CSIRO_LF1 chromosome 5, AGI_CSIRO_Lferr_CH_V1, whole genome shotgun sequence genomic stretch:
- the LOC132057387 gene encoding sulfite exporter TauE/SafE family protein 4 has protein sequence MLCRSSCLLGYTYKHFSKLLRSFCFNLAMATKGFVIYLLAGFSVAILSVFFVQNNFKNGDFEPRFYQSSNLLHQPIGSEDKVWPELEFSWRIVVATVIGFLGSACGTVGGVGGGGIFVPMLTLILGFDTKSAAALSKCMIMGASASSVWYNLRVPHPCREVPILDYDLALLFQPMLMLGITIGVSLSVVFPYWLITVLIIILFMGTSSRSFFKAILMWKEETMLKKSMREVPVNSRGELVIDTVYEPLVPKEEKTAFEIFKFNLNLKRIMVLFLVWFIFLLLQVFKNDLVACSPLYWVLNLIQFPAALAVFGYEVVKLYKESKKRRLEGNPESVCEADIQWTATNLIFCALCGILGGSVGGLLGSGGGFILGPLLLEIGVIPQVASATATFVMMFSSSLSVVEFYLLKRFPIPYALYLMSVSILAGFWGQCFIRKVIAILKRASIIVFILSGVIFASALTMGVIGAEKSIHMIHNHEFMGFLDFCSSQ, from the exons atgctatgtcgTAGTTCCTGTCTTTTAGGCTACACATATAAACATTTTAGCAAACTTCTTAGgagtttttgttttaatttggcTATGGCTACAAAAGGTTTTGTAATTTATTTGTTAGCAGGTTTTTCTGTGGCAATTTTATCAGTTTTCTTTGTCCAGAATAATTTCAAAAATGGAGATTTTGAGCCAAGATTTTATCAAAGTTCTAATCTTTTGCATCAACCTATTGGATCTGAAGATAAAGTTTGGCcg GAATTGGAGTTTAGTTGGAGGATTGTTGTGGCAACTGTGATAGGATTTTTGGGTTCAGCTTGTGGTACTGTGGGAGGTGTTGGTGGAGGAGGCATTTTTGTGCCTATGCTTACTTTGATTCTTGGATTTGATACCAAGTCTGCTGCTGCTCTTTCCAAAT GTATGATAATGGGAGCATCAGCATCATCAGTCTGGTACAATTTGAGGGTACCACATCCATGCAGAGAAGTACCaattcttgattatgatttggCTCTATTATTTCAGCCCATGCTCATGTTAGGCATCACCATTGGTGTTTCTCTGAGTGTTGTTTTCCCTTACTGGCTCATCACTGTCCTCATCATTATCCTCTTCATGG GGACGTCATCAAGATCATTTTTTAAAGCAATTTTGATGTGGAAAGAAGAAACTATGCTCAAG AAATCGATGAGAGAAGTTCCAGTTAATTCGCGTGGTGAAC TTGTTATTGATACAGTTTATGAGCCATTGGTGCCTAAGGAGGAGAAAACAGCATTT GAAATCTTTAAGTTCAACCTTAATTTGAAGAGAATCATGGTGCTCTTTCTAGTATGGTTCATATTTCTGCTTCTTCAAGTGTTCAAG AATGATCTAGTGGCTTGTTCTCCGTTGTACTGGGTGCTCAACTTAATACAG TTTCCAGCAGCCCTGGCAGTGTTTGGATATGAAGTTGTCAAGTTGTACAAGGAAAGCAAGAAGAGGAGACTAGAAGGGAACCCAGAGTCAGTATGTGAGGCTGACATTCAATGGACTGCCACAAATCTTATATTCTGTGCCCTTTGTGGCATATTGGGAGGCAGTGTTGGAGGATTGCTCGGATCCGGTGGTGGATTCATTCTTGGACCTCTTCTTCTTGAGATTGGAGTTATCCCTCAG GTAGCTAGCGCGACAGCAACATTTGTGATGATGTTCTCGTCATCTTTATCAGTAGTGGAATTCTATCTCCTCAAGAGATTCCCAATTCCTTACG CTTTATACCTCATGAGTGTATCTATTCTTGCTGGATTTTGGGGACAATGCTTCATTAGAAAAGTTATCGCGATTTTAAAGCGAGCATCCATCATTGTGTTCATACTCTCTGGTGTTATTTTCGCCAGCGCTCTCACAATGG GGGTTATCGGAGCAGAGAAGAGCATCCATATGATACACAACCACGAATTCATGGGGTTCTTGGATTTCTGCAGCAGTCAATAA
- the LOC132057388 gene encoding uncharacterized protein LOC132057388: MEGCNQERRVNVAAMVAAMEEEEVEESSDDCSSDDEGTEDYRRGGYHAVRIGDCFNEGRYVVQKKLGWGHFSTVWLAWDTLMSKFVALKVQKSAQHYTEAAMDEITILKQIAECDPDDKKCVVKLLDHFKHSGPNGQHVCMVFEYLGDNLLTLLKYTDYHGLPIHMVKELCFHVLVGLDYLHRQLSIIHTDLKPENVLLCSTINPSKDPRKSRKPLILPNHKDEGYVSNEILTRNNSKKIRRKAKQAAQCFAEKDSGQDSSASAESSANANSNVDMVNGSGKEYEGPKKGSCSTRRKLLESVSVKCKVVDFGSACWTYKQFTDDIQTRQYRCPEVILGSKYSTSADLWSLACICFELATGDVLFDPHSGDNFDRDEDHLALMMELLGMMPRKIALGGRYSRGLFNRHGDLRHIRRLRFWPLKKVLAEKYEFSEQDAKELSDFLVPILDFVPEKRPTAAQLLLHPWINAGPRLLEPSLPDIRSKTIDTLNSEKTEKQNEEEREAIEVGIGKLAINKNIKNFKSYSVKF; encoded by the exons atggaggggtGTAATCAAGAACGGCGGGTTAACGTTGCAGCGATGGTGGCGGCGATGGAGGAGGAGGAGGTGGAGGAGAGTAGTGATGATTGTAGTTCGGATGATGAAGGTACTGAGGATTATCGAAGGGGTGGTTATCATGCTGTTCGTATTGGTGATTGTTTTAATGAAGGTAGATATGTTGTTCAAAAGAAGCTTGGTTGGGGTCATTTCTCTACTGTTTGGTTGGCTTGGGATACTCTCATGTCT AAATTTGTAGCATTGAAAGTACAAAAGAGTGCGCAGCACTACACGGAGGCAGCAATGGACGAGATCACTATTCTAAAACAGATAGCAGAATGTGATCCCGATGataaaaaatgtgttgtgaagtTACTGGATCATTTTAAGCACTCGGGTCCGAATGGTCAACATGTGTGTATGGTTTTTGAGTATTTGGGTGACAATCTCTTGACACTTCTTAAGTATACTGATTATCATGGACTACCTATTCATATGGTTAAAGAGCTTTGTTTTCATGTTCTAGTGGGATTGGATTATTTGCATAGACAGCTTTCTATCATACACACCGATTTGAAACCCGAGAATGTACTTCTCTGTTCCACAATCAACCCGTCTAAGGATCCGAGAAAATCTAGAAAACCTCTTATACTTCCTAATCATAAGGATGAGGGTTATGTATCGAATGAAATTTTGACTAGGAACAACAGTAAGAAGATTAGAAGAAAGGCCAAACAAGCAGCTCAATGTTTTGCGGAAAAAGACTCTGGACAAGATAGCTCAGCTTCTGCGGAGTCATCTGCCAATGCAAATTCAAATGTGGACATGGTGAATG GCAGCGGGAAAGAATACGAGGGTCCTAAGAAAGGCAGCTGTTCTACAAGGAGGAAGCTGTTGGAGTCGGTCAGCGTAAAGTGCAAAGTGGTTGACTTTGGGAGTGCTTGTTGGACGTATAAACAGTTCACGGATGATATTCAAACTAGACAGTACAGGTGTCCTGAAGTTATCCTTGGATCTAAATATTCAACCTCGGCAGATCTTTGGTCCTTAGCTTGCATTTGTTTCGAGCTTGCAACTGGTGATGTGTTATTCGATCCTCACAGTGGTGATAACTTTGATAGAGATGAG GATCACTTAGCACTAATGATGGAGCTTCTAGGAATGATGCCAcgaaaa ATTGCTTTGGGTGGTCGTTATTCACGCGGCCTCTTCAATAGACATGGTGACTTGAGGCACATCAGACGGTTGCGTTTTTGGCCCTTAAAGAAGGTTCTAGCAGAGAAGTATGAATTCAGTGAGCAAGACGCAAAGGAATTGTCTGATTTCTTGGTCCCAATACTTGATTTCGTCCCAGAGAAACGGCCTACTGCAGCTCAGTTGCTTCTTCATCCTTGGATCAATGCTGGTCCACGCCTTTTGGAACCTTCCTTGCCCGATATACGATCTAAAACTATTGATACTCTAAACTCTGAGAAAACCGAGAAACAGAATGAAGAAGAGAGGGAGGCAATTGAGGTTGGAATTGGGAAACTAGCTATCAACAAGaacataaaaaatttcaaaagttactCGGTCAAATTCTGA